attcaaaagagaagTGTTTACCGTGATTGCAGAAGAGATAGTTTCAATAACAAGCGGAACCAGCTCTTTGATCTCTTCAATGTTTTTGCCCACAAAGAATGCGTAGTTATAGTCATTCCCTCCAATTTCTCCCATGAGAATCAAAGAATTTTCTATCATATCTCTGCAGtctaaaaaaacaagattccAAAGTAAGCCATTGTTTTACAAGTGAGCTTGATTCATTGCGTGTTGGAGTTTAACAGAATAACGGGTAGGATCTCTAAGCACATCTCAAAACAGAACCTTTTTCCcacttttgttttgactttctACTTCTTAACCAAAAGATGAATACTAGGTCTATAGCTAGAACCtttaaaagaataatcaaaaatgCTCCAATCATTGCCTTTCAAATACTAGTCCATGAGGCTAATATTAAGGTGAAGTGGAACATTTCATAACTTTTAGTACGATATGATGGGAGCCTAAGAAATCAGATTTGATGTTCTTATCATGTAAAACAGGAAACACATAAGTTAGGCAAAGTAGATCTTCCAAACCTGAAGGAGAGACACATAAGTTAGGCAAACTCTCCTTGAAGCTACTAAGCTGTACGGCTAAACTAACGTTGGTGTAAGGAAAATGAATGCCTCTCTCTTCAAGAAAGGAACGTTCCAGTGCCGTTGCTCCTCCAACCGCAAAATTAACTCCTTTCTCAAAATTTGCATTTTGAGATCCGTAAAAAGGAGGCACAAGcggaaaacccaaaaattcaGCTGTGAACagaaccaaagaaaagaactATAAGTTGAGAAATCATCAATAAGGCTTCTCTGTATTTATTTAGATGATCCTAGGTTTTCAACAATCAAACTTGTTACTCAAGCAAAagcatcaagaagaagaagaagttaaagGAAGAGTTACACACAAGCAATAAGACAGGGGAAGAGTTACATAAGAAAGAGCCAAAgatcttttggtttcttctcacaaaattttcaacatgAAGCAAAAAACATTTATCCACTGTAATACGTATCACACATACTACAGAGCTAATTGCGTGGTAGGTGTTTAGATTAACAACAAACTACATAATTTCCACGTGCTTAtacattaaaatcaattattcaTATGTGTTTTTGTAAGAAGGGTGAAACCAAAATAGAGAAAGTCTATGGAGCTAGACTTGAACAGGTCATGCTAATCCAAAATAGTACATGCTCCCAACTTTTTGGAACTATTTTTGTGTGGATGTAATTATTTCAGGAAAGTCTCTGGTCGTACCGTATTAACTAAGATCTGAATCTCTACCTTCGTACACACTCTCTCACTCACACTTCAACTAAAGAAAACGTACCAATGAAATCGATGATGAGGCGGCCGTTTGAGAAACGGCCGGTCGGATGGTGGAAGAAGGTTTCTCCGTACGGTAGAAACGCGACCTTAGGGAGATTGGTAGGATCGGAGAGGGCGAGCAAGTTTCCAGTGTCGGCAATAGAATCGCCGAAACTAATGATCGATTTGAAATTATGGCACTGTGGCTCCGAGTTCACAGTAGTGAGACAAAAAGTAGATAGAATTAGAAAGAAGCTCACCAGCTTCATGAACAGAGTAGCCATGAGTGGTGGCCTAGAGGTTAGAAACTTTTCAAAATGACTTTTTGGAAAGAGCCACTATTCGCTCGGAGACAATAaagtccaaaaaaaacaaagatcaattATTAGATGCAATAGAGACTAGACAGGGTATCTTTATGTGGTTTAGGGATGGGCACAAATGAGAGCATGATtgtctctttctcatttttgCCATTTTCCAAACTGAATCAACAAATGTTCACTTGgctaaataatttgtttttgccaTTTTCCAAATTGAATCAACAAATATTCCAATTTATCTCCAAGTTTTCAATGCCGTTGCCGGTTACTTACTCTCTATATGGAGTGGAGTATACATGAACATGATACccttttaaattatttcacaTAACAACATGATACAATACATGAACATGATCCAAGACAATACTAAGGAACATACATGTTTTTATCAGTATccttttctcaattttttgaCCAACTTGTATCAGTTTCTCATCAAAGAATTCTATGTGTCAGATGACCCACTGTTCTTAACTCCAGAGCTACGGCAAGACCAATCAAAAGGAGGAATCGCATACGGTCCATTTAGTATACCCTCAGCCATCAATCTGTACGCAGCCTCAGTCATATGAACACCGTCCCAAGCCACATACTTTGAAGGATCATCACAACTTTCAACTATATCAGTCCCACATTTCCTACCTACGGTATAGTTGTACGGTCCTCCTGCGCCGCAACAAGCGGACAAAGGTCTGTTCATGAATCCTGATTGCATAATTAACTCAATATTTAGCAAACTGATCAATGTACTTGTTTGTTTAGGTTCAGTAAAACGATCAAGAAGTCTAACCGAATTTGGCTGGTTCTTGATAAAGGTGAAACAGCGCGTTGTAGTAGTCAGCGTATATGATGTTAACATGAGGGTACAACTTCTGGAGTCTGTTGAGTTCTGCTCTAAGCTGCTCACCATGGTTTTCACCAAACTTGTTCAGCCATTTCAAACATCCTGTTAAAGGATCGTATTCTTCcatgtttgatgtttgatgTGATGTCAAATACAATACTGAGCATCCGACTGGGAACTCTCCGGGCACCAAAAATGTTCTTCCCCCCATACCGATCAACTCCTGTGCTATCGAATATTCGTTGTTCACAGAGAAGATCAAGAACTTGATGAGATATTAAGAAAGATAAATGTTTACCGTGATTGCAGAAGAAATAGTAGTGATCACCAGGGGCATCAGCTCCTTGATCTCTTCAATGCCTTTGTCCACGAAGAACGCGTAGTTATAGTCATTCCCTCCAATTTCCCCCATGAGAATCAAAGCATTTTCTATCATATCTCTACAGTCTAAAACAAGAATATAAAGTAAGCCATTATATACAATAAGTGATATCACTAAGcataaccaaaaacagaacgaatgttttttttttttgaagagcAACCGCACTAGAAATCAGAATTGATATCCTAACCATAGATAACAGTAAacactataaaacaaaaaagaaatagttaATCATCCCAACCTGAAGGAGAGCCACATATGCTAGGTAAACTCTCCTTGAAGCTATTAAGCTGAACGCCTAAACTCACATTAGTGTAAGGAAAATGAATTCCTCTGTCTTCAAGAAAGGAACGTTCCAAAGCGGTTGCTCCCCCTACCGCGAAATTAACTCCCTTTTCAAAGTTTGCATTATGAGATCCATAGAATGGAGGCACAAGCGGTAAACCCAAGAATTCAGCTGTGAACagaaccaaagaaaagaacatgAACTAAGAGCTGTAACTTACAGCCTGTAAGTTGGTCATAAAGACTTAACCACACTTAATGGTTCTGTATTTAGATGATTTCAGGTTTTACACAATCAAACTTGGTAATCAAGTAAAAccataaagaagatgaaaacaaagaaagggCTGAAGAAATTTAATAACTCTTTTAGTTTCACCTTTTTACACACTTACTTACTCACACCTTAAGTAAAACTGTAAAGTCAAAAGTACCGATGAAATCAATGATGAGGCGGCCGTTGGAGAAACGACCAGTTGGGTGGTGGAAGAAGTTCTCTCCATACGGTGGAAACGCCATGTGAGGAAGATCTTTAGGATCTGAGAGGCCAAGCAAGTTTCCAGTGTCGGCAATGGAATCTCCGAAACTGATGATCGATTTGAACTCCCGGCACTTAGTTTCCGAGCTCACGTTAGTGACTACAAAAGTTGATAAAAAGATGAAGACGAGGAGCTTCATCAAGATAGGCGAACCGGGATACGCCATTGCCAGAGAGCTGAAGGTTGGTCTCCGTCGAGATCCCTTTTTTAATAGTGTGATGTTGATTTGTCAAAAAAGTCTTTTGAAAATACCCCACTAGCCACAATACCAAGGATAAGATAATAAAGAATGATTAAAAGATCAATTATTGGGATGCAGTATGGTTTGACACACACGGGTATATTGGTTgattatttaagtttttatttgattataaaattgatatttgagttatttctttctttttttggtcaaggATAAAGTGATTGCGGTAGATGAAACGAATTATCAACGATTTT
This sequence is a window from Arabidopsis thaliana chromosome 1 sequence. Protein-coding genes within it:
- a CDS encoding GDSL-like Lipase/Acylhydrolase superfamily protein (GDSL-like Lipase/Acylhydrolase superfamily protein; FUNCTIONS IN: lipase activity, hydrolase activity, acting on ester bonds, carboxylesterase activity; INVOLVED IN: lipid metabolic process; LOCATED IN: vacuole; EXPRESSED IN: 22 plant structures; EXPRESSED DURING: 13 growth stages; CONTAINS InterPro DOMAIN/s: Lipase, GDSL (InterPro:IPR001087); BEST Arabidopsis thaliana protein match is: SGNH hydrolase-type esterase superfamily protein (TAIR:AT1G28570.1); Has 35333 Blast hits to 34131 proteins in 2444 species: Archae - 798; Bacteria - 22429; Metazoa - 974; Fungi - 991; Plants - 531; Viruses - 0; Other Eukaryotes - 9610 (source: NCBI BLink).), which translates into the protein MFFSLVLFTAEFLGLPLVPPFYGSHNANFEKGVNFAVGGATALERSFLEDRGIHFPYTNVSLGVQLNSFKESLPSICGSPSDCRDMIENALILMGEIGGNDYNYAFFVDKGIEEIKELMPLVITTISSAITELIGMGGRTFLVPGEFPVGCSVLYLTSHQTSNMEEYDPLTGCLKWLNKFGENHGEQLRAELNRLQKLYPHVNIIYADYYNALFHLYQEPAKFGFMNRPLSACCGAGGPYNYTVGRKCGTDIVESCDDPSKYVAWDGVHMTEAAYRLMAEGILNGPYAIPPFDWSCRSSGVKNSGSSDT
- a CDS encoding SGNH hydrolase-type esterase superfamily protein (SGNH hydrolase-type esterase superfamily protein; FUNCTIONS IN: lipase activity, hydrolase activity, acting on ester bonds, carboxylesterase activity; INVOLVED IN: lipid metabolic process; LOCATED IN: endomembrane system; EXPRESSED IN: 22 plant structures; EXPRESSED DURING: 13 growth stages; CONTAINS InterPro DOMAIN/s: Lipase, GDSL (InterPro:IPR001087), Esterase, SGNH hydrolase-type (InterPro:IPR013830); BEST Arabidopsis thaliana protein match is: GDSL-like Lipase/Acylhydrolase superfamily protein (TAIR:AT1G28580.1); Has 3513 Blast hits to 3464 proteins in 231 species: Archae - 0; Bacteria - 358; Metazoa - 0; Fungi - 4; Plants - 3140; Viruses - 0; Other Eukaryotes - 11 (source: NCBI BLink).), with product MATLFMKLVSFFLILSTFCLTTVNSEPQCHNFKSIISFGDSIADTGNLLALSDPTNLPKVAFLPYGETFFHHPTGRFSNGRLIIDFIAEFLGFPLVPPFYGSQNANFEKGVNFAVGGATALERSFLEERGIHFPYTNVSLAVQLSSFKESLPNLCVSPSDCRDMIENSLILMGEIGGNDYNYAFFVGKNIEEIKELVPLVIETISSAITELIGMGGKTFLVPGEFPLGCSVAYLSLYQTSNIEEYDPLTGCLKWLNKFSEYHDEQLQAELNRLQKLYPHVNIIYADYYNTLLRLAQEPAKFGFISRPLPACCALGGPFNFTLGRKRGTQVPECCDDPSKYVSWDGVHMTEAAYRLMAEGILKGPYAIPPFDWSCLSSEIKNTQNSLMNN
- a CDS encoding GDSL-like Lipase/Acylhydrolase superfamily protein (GDSL-like Lipase/Acylhydrolase superfamily protein; FUNCTIONS IN: lipase activity, hydrolase activity, acting on ester bonds, carboxylesterase activity; INVOLVED IN: lipid metabolic process; LOCATED IN: vacuole; EXPRESSED IN: 22 plant structures; EXPRESSED DURING: 13 growth stages; CONTAINS InterPro DOMAIN/s: Lipase, GDSL (InterPro:IPR001087); BEST Arabidopsis thaliana protein match is: SGNH hydrolase-type esterase superfamily protein (TAIR:AT1G28570.1); Has 3549 Blast hits to 3495 proteins in 231 species: Archae - 0; Bacteria - 383; Metazoa - 0; Fungi - 5; Plants - 3148; Viruses - 0; Other Eukaryotes - 13 (source: NCBI BLink).) produces the protein MAYPGSPILMKLLVFIFLSTFVVTNVSSETKCREFKSIISFGDSIADTGNLLGLSDPKDLPHMAFPPYGENFFHHPTGRFSNGRLIIDFIAEFLGLPLVPPFYGSHNANFEKGVNFAVGGATALERSFLEDRGIHFPYTNVSLGVQLNSFKESLPSICGSPSDCRDMIENALILMGEIGGNDYNYAFFVDKGIEEIKELMPLVITTISSAITELIGMGGRTFLVPGEFPVGCSVLYLTSHQTSNMEEYDPLTGCLKWLNKFGENHGEQLRAELNRLQKLYPHVNIIYADYYNALFHLYQEPAKFGFMNRPLSACCGAGGPYNYTVGRKCGTDIVESCDDPSKYVAWDGVHMTEAAYRLMAEGILNGPYAIPPFDWSCRSSGVKNSGSSDT